The DNA sequence aaaattaataatttaaaattaaaaataataaattataatcaaattcatgttaaaattataaataatataattatcaatacatcaatttcattatacatatataaaattggACTATAGAAAGAATAtaagttaaatgaaattaaatctaACATTCGAAAGTCAAATAGaattgtcacaaaaaaaaaaaaaaaaaaaacaaagtgaaATAGAATTAGCATTAACCGTCTTAGTCTTAGTCATGTCCTCTATCTAGGAACATGGAAGAATCACATAGCCGCCAGGCGCCAGCCGGTGCTTTGATATGGCAGTGCTGGTAATTACAGCAGAAAACAGAGGCGAGAAGTGAGAATAGAGAAGGGTGGTGAAAAATAGCCAGCTGTTGAATTTTGGGGGGCAAAGGCAAATCTCAAACACCCAGGACTCGGGCGGACTGTGTGTGCGGATTCTTTTTCTTTCGTATTTGGACGTAAGAAAGAGGGAGGACCTCTCAGAAGTCAGAAcctttggtttggtaaaagcaaaACAAAACAAGATCGCGCTACTTACTTCCCATTCCATCGCTCCCTATATAAACACACACACGAACGACAATACTTGCATGTAACTaaaagctctctctctctctctctctctcttcttttggaATTCGCAGAGACAGAGATATGGCAAAGAATGTGGGAATCCTTGCCGTTGACATTTACTTTCCTCCCACCTGTGTTCAACAGGTCACACCGCTTCTTCTTCATTCCATCTACtccctttttgttttattttattttattgacttacaatatttgtttttttttttaatttgactttttgttattttttgtgtttGCAAAACCCGAGGAATCATCCCACACTGCTGCACTAACAAGTCATAATAACGAGCTGCTTTTTTTAAATGCTGaattttctgttatttgtttccgttttcttgttttgtgtgatTGGTCGTTCGGGAACTAACTACGGTGCTTCAAGATATTTTAGCTCAATACATAAACAAATGAGTTATTATTATAAGCCTGCAAGTTTTGAAACAAGTTTAATTTTATTGtgtgcttaaaatcatgagatccCCTTTTTATAAAACAAAAATCATGGCTTTGTACATTTGCTCCATTATTACCAAGAAAAGACGGAAAGAGGGATATTCTTGTGTGTCTTCGATGAATCCTTAAGCAACGTATTTTACcctctgatatatatatatatatatatattttgaaaataatgctTTGAATTTGTTCACGTGCAGGAAGCACTGGAGGAACATGATGGTGCAAGCAAAGGGAAATATACTATTGGACTTGGGCAAGATTGCATGGTTTTTTGTACTGAAGTAGAAGATGTCATTTCAATGAGGTTTCtactttggatttttttatttgattggtatcTGTTTGAGGGTTTTATATATGTGGGTAATATTGTGCAACAATAATCCAAGACTATTGATTACATATTACTCTGTATTATATTTCAAGTTCACTGTAAATTGAATGCTGTGCATCTTTCCTTGTATCATCTCTTGAACTCTTGTTTCTTCAGTTTGACGGTAGTTTCTTCTCTTCTTGAGAAGTATCAAATCGATCCTAAAAGCATTGGTCGTTTGGAAGTTGGTAGTGAAACTGTGATAGACAAAAGCAAATCCATCAAGACATTCCTCATGCAGATCTTTGAGGTATCCTTTTAGTGTTGAATTACATGGAAAGATTTGCTATTGACTCACCATATTATGGTAGTTTAGAAAATAAAGTGATTTTAAGTACCTAATTATCTCTATGGAATTATTCAGCCTTAAAACGTTTCAAGTATTTTAAGGTTGTATTGAAGCTCTTGAGGTCACTTAATCTTGGGTATATATATTGAACAAAGAGAGCACAACTAACATGATTTGTAATTCTATCGAATCCTTTCATCTTGAACAAAAATATTCTAATATCTCAATTATCAGAcattttattattagaaaaaaaatgggTTGTTTTTGTTATGCCATGATTTTCTTGATCAAATCATTAATTTATGGAGCTTTCTGACATAAATTACTTTTTCCTCTTGGGTTGTAACAAGCAGAAACATGGAAACACTGATATTGAGGGTGTTGATTCAACTAATGCTTGCTATGGAGGAACTGCTGCTTTGTTCAATTGTGTCAACTGGGTGGAGAGCAGCTCATGGGATGGACGCTATGGATTGGTCGTTTGCACCGACAGTGCTGTAAGATCCTTTCCAATACCCTTTGACTATTATTAGTAATCATAAACATGTTTTGTTAGTCGTTTTTCAAAGCTCAAGTCAGGGAAACTGCAATTATGAActtgtatatttttaattagttttacatTTAGTCTAAAAATGTATATTCTATAATAGATGTGTTACTTAATCAGGTCTATGCTGAAGGACCTGCTCGGCCTACTGGTGGAGCTGCTGCTATTGCCATGCTAATCGGTCCTGATGCTCCCATTGCTTTCGAAAGCAAATTGAGGGCAAGTCATATGTCACATGTGTATGATTTTTACAAGCCTAATCTTGCAAGTGAATATCCGGTAAGCTTAGGAATCATATGTTTTTAAAGCTATAttccattttttctcttttttatgacTTATGTTATGTTTAAAAGGCTTCCTTCAACTTGCTTTTGGTCTAAGAATATGGTGTGAAGGATAACAATTGACTATCAGtccattctttaatttcatgtGTTGTAGGTAGTTGATGGGAAACTTTCTCAAACATGTTATCTTATGGCTCTTGATTCTTGCTATAATCAGCTCAGCAAAAAGTAAGCCTATACTATTAATACAATTCTTATGAAGTTTGATTTGTAAACGTAACTAAGTATCTCGGTATATTGTTTTTGTTTTGCAGACACGAGAATCTTGAGGGAAAACAATTTTCTATTTCTAATGCTGATTATTTTGTATTTCACTCTCCCTATAATAAGGTAGTCTGTGGTATAATTatctattatcaaatattttaatctaataacacttaatttttatattacatattttatcattttacatCTTGTGCATGATTGTATCTTCATTttaagtaatatttttatttgttttgatgaATACTCCAGCTTGTACAGAAAAGTTTTGCTCGTTTGGTATTCAACGACATCTTGAAGAATCCCAGGTTTTTGTCATTTTCCATCACCTAAAAAGCATTGGATTCCAAGTGTTTAGTGAATTTGTCTTTGAAAGATTCTTACATGACTTCAGCTTGATGGGTGAAACGGCTAAAGAAAGGCTTGCACCATTTGTAACACTATCTAGTGAAGAAAGCTATCAAAGTCGGGATCTAGAGAAGGTTTTAGAGTCATATTTCGATttcttatttatataaatttatacgaTCTCTAAGTAACCCTATGAAAATTACAGGTATCCCAGCAGGTTGCGAAACCTCTGTATGATGAAAAGGTGCAACCAAGCACTTTGATACCGAAACAAATTGGCAACACATACACTGCATCGCTCTATGCAGCCTTTATTTCGCTTCTTCACAACAAAAATAGCACACTGGTGAATGTTCTAAACACTACTTTAACTCAAATATAACCTTTATGACAACTTAGGTTCATGGTCTTTGTAAaaattgtaatttaaaattttcaggcCAGTAAGAGGGTGATATTATTCTCATATGGAAGTGGCTTGACTTCTACAATGTTCTCTTTACAAATAAATGAAGGTCAACATCCATTTAGCTTGTCAAACATTGCTAAAGTGTTGGACATTGCTGCAAAACTGAAGTCAAGGCATGAGGTAAATTTTGAAAGTCTTATTTCTAGCATGTGCTAATAGATATTTGCTATGtttgtgcatatatatatatatatatatatatatatatatatggagcaACATTAGAATGCAACTTTATTTGGCCACAGGCCCACAGCTAAGGCCTAAGAGGGACTTTTaggaaatttattttattttaaaaagccTGATGTGTTGTGAACACAGATAGATATAtagttttcgtttttttttttttttcattttcaaatctatttcaataGCTTGTAGAACTGAATTTATAGCATTCTACATTAACTAAAAGCACGAGTCAACCAATTTTATAGCATTGTGCATTATTCACTCATACAATGTATGCGTGTCATGTGTAAAAGGCTTTTAATTATATTCCAACTATGCATTATTCGTGCAACAACATACAACTACCAATCCAGTAAAGTCCCTTTAAAGCATTAGATCACATGAGACTTGAATAGCCTCAAGTGATTCACTACACAATcgttatatattaatagattttaAGTCTCTTTAAATGGCTTGAAGAGTGATACTTAATTTGATATGACTGAAATGTCTCTATTCTCAGCTTATTTTTGTTGTGTTTGATAAGATGATGAAAACAGAGTGCCctttgtgttttgatttttaTGCAGTTCCCTCCAGCTAAATTTGTCGAAACTTTGAAGTTAATGGAGCATAGGTATGGTGGCAAAGAGTTTGTAACAAGTAAGGACATTAGCCTTCTATCTCCTGGAACTTACTATCTCACTGAAGTAGACTCCATGTATCGAAGATTCTACGAACAGAAATTTAGTAAAACTGCAGAATATGGTGCGGTTGCCAATGGTCACTGATGTTATCAATCATATAGAAGACAAAACAATGTTGAATGCCTGCAAAATTGGGAATCGCTTAACATTTAGAATTTGTGTCCTTAGTTTGCATTAATTTTTGTATGGCATTACCTAGTGCTAATCTTGTTTGTTCAAATATGTTTTACCATGTGTTTACTTTAGAATCCGAATAATTTCACAGGAGAAGGATCATGAGCAGTTAAAAAATTCAACTGCACAGGTTCCATGTTGTGTTTgttcaactttgtaattttatACTTTATATTTGCTTAAAATGAGACATATGCTACTCTGAATGTTTACATCCGTGGCAATATTATCTTTTGAAAGTGTAAGTAGTAAAAGAGTGAAAGTTATCAGTGACAATGAGCATATTTTAGTATTCACAGTCCGAATAGTCATTTGTCATTAAGGTTGCGTTTGTTTCATGGGATCAGCATTGTAAATGAGGCATGGAGACTAAGActatgtattgtgtttggtgaTCAGGTAAGGAGATTGAGACTAAGTATTATGTCTGGTGATGAGAGATTAAAACTAAAGTTTGAGTCTCGGGATACAAAATTTTAGTACGGATAcaagagactaaaatttttagtaaTGGAGATTGAAActtttatatcattttttttagaaatattctCGTTTAACTTTTTAAATCCCAAATTTACCCTTCAATCTTCttatttatcttaaatcaaaCATGATATTGAGATATAATTCAGTCCAATACATTTTATACCAAACACAGTACAGAAATTTAATTCGGTCACTGTCCCTCAATCTTTGCCTCTTAGTTTTAGTCTCCCTTCCAAACGCATTCTAAAGAAATCTGTATGACactataatatttaaaaagttcAGAAGGATATTAATCCATGCATAGAATTATAAAAAAAGGTGGACTTTATGCTATTTATAGTTATAGTAATTATATGATGTTAACGACACTTAGAAAATATTGTTACTATTTCTGTGTGGAGAAAGAATCCGAGGTATAGCTCGATCGCAGATGAACTCAATTCTCTTTCTTGCATACACCGAGGAAGAGATATATGTCGGTTGTCTAGAAACACCGAATGGGGTGAATACTTACAAAGGTACTTCGATACTTATGTTAGGAAATATTTTAAGAGGAGTGTGCCAGTAAAGGATAGAGTTAGTATTCAAAATCCATAGCTTAAGTGTACTTTGTTACCTTGTAGCCTTATATAAAATCATACCTAATCGTTTTGCCTCTATTTCCACTGATCGAGATTCGCGGTATAATGTGGTTATGAGAGTTACGCTTAAAGTGACTGATGTTCTTTTGACGAAAGATTATGGCTTAGGTGTATATAACTTTTTTTATCTGTGTTTTAATCACGTGGGCCAATTATACCAACTATAACTGGATTATAGGTACGAATCACATCCCCAAGCTTGACCCGTTTGTCTTAGGAAGCATGTTAAGCTTTCCTAGATAAGTTACATGTTATAACTCGGTTGAATGTGATTAGTATCCCCCAAGCTTAACCTGACTTTTCGGAGAAAGGagcaaatttatatttttacttaGGCTTTTATGACTGCGTTTATATTACATAAAGGAGTGCGACTTTTGAGGATTAATGTCCACCATCAAACGGTCTTGAAATTGAAGGATTTATTTGATCTAATGGTAATGGTTTTAGCATGATAGATGATGTGCGTAACTATTTGATTGTTGTCTAAAAACTACTTTTTAGTGAATGGGCGTTCAAGTTTGATAGGAGAAAAAATTGGAAGAAAAATTTAAGAGACATTGCAGAGGATACAATGAGTTAGCAAGGTAAGTGGGTTTTGTGACTTACTttgaattttttatctttaaacaaGGTTCTGAGAACTGGATCGGTTATCGAATCGTTTTatttactggtttattggtttattGGTCTAATTAGTTCAACCGTAGTCCAACCAAAAAaaccgttttaaaataaaataataaataaattataaaataagtctcatcaacacaataaaaaataatcaataaatcaTCAACACAATAAAAATTATAGAACATGTTTATTgctataatataaaattacagaACATGTTTGTTTAATAGTTAATACATTGATAGTATTAAATATTTTCCAAGCTTCCAATCAAATGAGTTTTCAGATGATGGTGAAAATTCATAAATTGAGTCTATGTAAACCATCTTTAGAAAGATACCTAAAATAGGATCAATCATTTGGCTTCTAAAACATAAAATCCAGGATACTTGTTACGCTCCCTAATAAAGTTTCAAGTagataattcaaaatatattaataCTATCGCTCAAAACATATTAAAGCTTGAAGTGTATGCAAGTATTCAATGAAATCAAAGCAAAACTAACCGAGAGAAGAAcaatttattatttgaatttaaaagagAGTCTCCACTGCAAACATAACATTTGTTTGTCTAGGATGTAAAgaaatcaaaaatcaattttgattTGTCTACACATTGAAAAGATGACAATGCAAGTTGATAAATATAAACTAGAAGGTGTATTAGTTACAAACTTGATACAACATGGCATGTCTAGGCTAATAGGATATAAAATCAAGAGTCAGGGGTCAAGCATTCATTCCTCCTGCACATTAAGAATCTTCGATCTCAAAAGATGAGACTTTCCTATGAGATGAGTATTTCTTAACTGCTCAATTATGTTTGGTTTGGTCATAAATACTCATAAAAACTCTAATTAGTAACACAAATCAAATAATTTCACATTTAGTAATCAAGAAcaattagcaacaaaaataaaaaatagcagcaaCAACataacaacacaaaatcaatgGCTCAGTGCACACCAAGATTAGTTCTTAACCAAGAAATGAAGCACCACAAACTCCTCCTTCAGTCTAGCAAGATGGAAAGCACAACCTGATGAACTTAATGCTCTTATTAAAGTTCTTGAATGTGATAACAGTAAAACAAGTTAATGGTCTTATTAAAGTTTTTGACAAAAACTTCAGACTAAATCCAGCAATTACAAAACAGAAAACACTAAATCAAACTAACAGAGCCAGCCACCCGTAATTTCAGAACTTCACATGAAGAAGAAGACCGAacattcagaaattaaaaggaagaagcgGAGGCCACTAACCTTCGACAGACGGCAACCGGCGAGACGAGCCGATAGGCAAGACGATGGCAACCGGCGACCCGACGGCAAGCTACTCCATGCCACGAATAGCAACTGGTAAAACACTATCAGCAACTGCCATCAAAACCATACATACAAAGCCATACAATCAGAACCATACACACAAATTTGCAAATTTGTAAAATTTCCACCATTAGCAACCAGCAAATACAAGACAGAAccaaaagaagaattgaagaaccaaCCTTCAGAACCAAACTTgaaacaattaaaactaagacaGAAGCAGACTAGGGTtcagtgaagaagaagaacaaaaaaattgaagaagatgacCAAACATTTAGTGAAGATGAAGGCGAGAAGCCACTAACCTGGGTCCGTGCCGAGAAGCCAGCGAAGATGAAGAGCCGAAGAGGACCTGCCGAGTTACTGGGTTCCGGACACAGGGAAGAGGATGAAGCGACGGTACTGAGGACCTGGGACGGCGGCAGCGCTAATGACCTGGGTTAGGCGACGACGATGGAGGGCTAGGCGACTAGGGTTTCTTCGATTCAGAGTTCTCTCATCTCTGTTCTCTGAGGAGTTGGGTTAGGAATGAATGATTGGGGGAAGAGGGGGGTTGGGTCACGACTTACGAGTGGATCACTGGATccgtttccttttttttttcaaattaaaaacgacgccgttttatcTGAACCGGCCGATTAACGGTCCGGCCCAACCGACCAGTTCTCGACCGGTTCGACAGTTTTCTAGAGGTTTTACTGTTAGCAGTTATAGGGAGAGGATCGGACCGTTTGCATCGCAAGTTCCCGGTAGAACCGGGTCGACCAGCCGGTCCGGtccagttttcagaaccttgctttAAAGTAGTTTTATTTGGTCTtctctttgtgttttctttttctgTCAATGTCAAAGGTTAAGGGTAAAGGTGTGTGGGGGGTGGGGGGGAGGTAATGGTTCTTATGGTTGGATTAATATTGAAGTAAAATCTGGCATCTAAATGTTTGATGATTATGAATCATTGTCGAAATTAAGTTCTGGGTGGTGGGTTAGGGATGGGAAAAATGTTAGTGTATTGAGTTTTTGCCATGTGAGGTAGGTGATAGGGTCTGTGACTGCTGTAAGGATTGGCCGTATTTCTATGTCTACACTTGTCTTCTCATTGAGTTTCGGTTAATGTTTCTTTTTACAAA is a window from the Arachis hypogaea cultivar Tifrunner chromosome 1, arahy.Tifrunner.gnm2.J5K5, whole genome shotgun sequence genome containing:
- the LOC112803982 gene encoding hydroxymethylglutaryl-CoA synthase; the protein is MAKNVGILAVDIYFPPTCVQQEALEEHDGASKGKYTIGLGQDCMVFCTEVEDVISMSLTVVSSLLEKYQIDPKSIGRLEVGSETVIDKSKSIKTFLMQIFEKHGNTDIEGVDSTNACYGGTAALFNCVNWVESSSWDGRYGLVVCTDSAVYAEGPARPTGGAAAIAMLIGPDAPIAFESKLRASHMSHVYDFYKPNLASEYPVVDGKLSQTCYLMALDSCYNQLSKKHENLEGKQFSISNADYFVFHSPYNKLVQKSFARLVFNDILKNPSLMGETAKERLAPFVTLSSEESYQSRDLEKVSQQVAKPLYDEKVQPSTLIPKQIGNTYTASLYAAFISLLHNKNSTLASKRVILFSYGSGLTSTMFSLQINEGQHPFSLSNIAKVLDIAAKLKSRHEFPPAKFVETLKLMEHRYGGKEFVTSKDISLLSPGTYYLTEVDSMYRRFYEQKFSKTAEYGAVANGH